Proteins from a genomic interval of Geodermatophilus obscurus DSM 43160:
- a CDS encoding diacylglycerol/lipid kinase family protein encodes MSPYDRILIIFNPNSTGDAPRSAEELHAELARRLPAVPLELCPTRYAGHARDLAREVAGAGRPLLVSVSGDGGYNEVVDGVMQSGNDQAVCAVRAAGNANDHRRVTRERPLADAIVAGDVRRIDLLRLTIGSGDAAQTRYAHSYIGVGLTPVVAVDLEEGGKGSWREIVTVVRSFSRFRPFPIRLEDGRRRTIDSLVFANIDEMAKYATLSEGGRPDDGRFEIITQRRTGKLRVLGTLIRAATRGLGPQPSATHYAFTALAPMPLQLDGELVELDADTPVAVDIAPRALATVV; translated from the coding sequence GTGAGCCCGTACGACCGGATCCTGATCATCTTCAACCCGAACAGCACCGGGGACGCGCCCCGGTCGGCGGAGGAGCTGCACGCCGAACTAGCGCGGAGACTGCCGGCCGTGCCGTTGGAGCTCTGCCCCACCCGGTACGCCGGCCACGCCCGCGACCTGGCGAGGGAGGTGGCCGGCGCCGGGCGCCCGCTGCTGGTCTCGGTGAGCGGAGACGGCGGGTACAACGAGGTCGTCGACGGCGTCATGCAGAGCGGCAACGACCAGGCCGTCTGCGCCGTCCGGGCCGCCGGCAACGCCAACGACCACCGCCGGGTGACGCGGGAGCGACCGCTGGCCGACGCGATCGTGGCCGGCGACGTCCGTCGGATCGACCTCCTGCGGCTCACCATCGGCAGCGGGGATGCGGCGCAGACCCGGTACGCGCACTCCTACATCGGCGTGGGCCTCACCCCGGTCGTCGCCGTCGACCTCGAGGAGGGCGGGAAGGGGTCGTGGCGGGAGATCGTGACCGTGGTGCGGTCCTTCTCCCGCTTCCGACCGTTCCCGATCAGGCTCGAGGACGGCAGGCGGCGCACCATCGACAGCCTGGTGTTCGCCAACATCGACGAGATGGCCAAGTACGCGACGCTCAGCGAGGGCGGCCGCCCCGACGACGGCCGGTTCGAGATCATCACGCAGCGGCGCACCGGCAAGCTCCGCGTGCTGGGGACCCTCATCAGGGCGGCGACGCGCGGGCTCGGCCCGCAGCCGAGCGCCACCCACTACGCGTTCACGGCGCTCGCCCCCATGCCGCTGCAGCTGGACGGCGAGCTGGTGGAACTGGACGCGGACACGCCGGTCGCCGTCGACATCGCACCGCGAGCGCTGGCCACGGTGGTCTGA